A portion of the Manduca sexta isolate Smith_Timp_Sample1 chromosome 20, JHU_Msex_v1.0, whole genome shotgun sequence genome contains these proteins:
- the LOC115440703 gene encoding uncharacterized protein LOC115440703, which translates to MDRFTLAAVVATVVLFQSSSNFATPLLRDVSMPEECANKNFCTHKHEDYPEELIEGLLKDIEKYLDHPPEFVSRRIALNDLDTNDECDSSSHTLPIYQIRDNNNKTRFVVQSEEKFKQIIRIEECKEPGRLTRATRNLSDLVVNETQLMCVECKLDYKFLVLGLNSTSLEAVNVQGGLPVGCSCKLQE; encoded by the exons ATGGATCGATTCACTTTGGCCGCCGTTGTTGCGACAGTT gtaCTTTTTCAAAGTTCCTCCAACTTTGCGACACCTTTATTAAGAGACG TTTCCATGCCGGAGGAGTGCGCGAATAAGAACTTCTGTACGCATAAACACGAAGACTATCCGGAGGAACTCATTGAAGGACTACTTAAAGACATT GAAAAGTATCTCGACCACCCCCCTGAGTTTGTATCTCGCAGAATTGCACTTAATGATTTGGACACAAACGACGAATGTGATTCCAGTTCTCAT ACCTTACCGATTTACCAAATTAGggacaataataacaaaactcGATTTGTGGTCCAATCAGAGGAGAAGTTCAAGCAAATCATTAGGATCGAAGAGTGCAA GGAGCCGGGTAGGTTGACAAGAGCAACTAGGAATCTATCCGATCTGGTAGTGAACGAGACGCAACTAATGTGCGTCGAATGTAAGCTCGACTACAAGTTCCTGGTCTTGGGCTTGAACAGCACGTCGCTAGAAGCCGTGAACGTGCAGGGCGGCTTGCCGGTCGGCTGCTCGTGTAAATTGCAAGAATAG
- the LOC115440686 gene encoding uncharacterized protein LOC115440686 has protein sequence MSRLIFTFVGTFAIFQSTSHYVAADPSKVEMPEQCAGMNFCVHKHEDYPDEAIENLLKDSKKMYEEYPEDFVLRIGPEQDQMAEDECASTSHVDPIYEIVDIHGNIRFVVQSERFKQIIRIEQCEQPGRLMSGTRNINGELLDIVHLECKQCTMNYKFTVLGLDRKSLEAVDVQGGLPVCCSCRTQ, from the exons ATGAGTagattaatttttacttttgttgggACTTTC gcCATTTTTCAATCAACATCGCACTATGTCGCGGCCGATCCATCTAAAG TCGAAATGCCGGAACAGTGCGCTGGCATGAACTTCTGCGTTCATAAACACGAAGACTATCCAGATGAAGCTATTGAAAATTTACTTAAAGACTCG aaaaaaatgtatgaagagTATCCTGAAGATTTTGTTCTAAGAATTGGACCTGAACAGGATCAGATGGCAGAAGATGAGTGCGCCTCTACTTCTCat gtAGATCCAATCTATGAAATCGTAGACATCCATGGCAACATTCGATTTGTGGTGCAATCGGAAAGATTTAAACAAATCATTAGGATTGAGCAGTGCGA GCAGCCGGGTCGTTTGATGAGTGGGACTAGGAATATAAACGGAGAGTTACTCGACATCGTGCATCTGGAATGCAAGCAATGCACAATGAACTACAAGTTCACGGTGCTGGGTTTGGATCGCAAGTCGTTAGAAGCTGTAGACGTGCAAGGTGGTTTGCCGGTCTGCTGTTCATGCCGAACGCAATAA
- the LOC115454696 gene encoding uncharacterized protein LOC115454696, whose translation MDRFTLAAVVATVVLFQSSSNFATPLLRDVSMPEECANKNFCTHKHEDYPEELIEGLLKDIEKYLDHPPEFVSRRIALNDLDTNDECDSSSHTLPIYQIRDNNNKTRFVVQSEEKFKQIIRIEECKEPGRLTRATRNLAELVVNDTQLMCVECKLDYKFLVLGLNRTSLEAVNVQGGLPVGCSCKLQE comes from the exons ATGGATCGATTCACTTTGGCCGCCGTCGTTGCGACAGTT gtaCTTTTTCAAAGTTCCTCCAACTTTGCGACACCTTTATTAAGAGACG TTTCCATGCCGGAGGAGTGCGCGAATAAGAACTTCTGTACGCATAAACACGAAGACTATCCGGAGGAACTCATTGAAGGACTACTTAAAGACATT GAAAAGTATCTCGACCACCCCCCTGAGTTTGTATCTCGCAGAATTGCACTTAATGATTTGGACACAAACGACGAATGTGATTCCAGTTCTCAT ACCTTACCGATTTACCAAATTAGggacaataataacaaaactcGATTTGTGGTCCAATCAGAGGAGAAGTTCAAGCAAATCATTAGGATCGAAGAGTGCAA GGAGCCGGGTAGGTTGACAAGAGCAACTAGGAATCTAGCCGAACTGGTAGTGAACGACACGCAACTAATGTGCGTCGAATGTAAGCTCGACTACAAGTTCCTGGTCTTGGGCTTGAACAGAACGTCGCTAGAAGCCGTGAACGTGCAGGGCGGCTTGCCGGTCGGCTGCTCGTGTAAATTACaagaatag